Below is a genomic region from Spirosoma radiotolerans.
GCTTACTGGTCTGAAAGCTTACCGTTACCTATTTTCCAGCTTGAGTAAAGCCGTCAATAGCGCCCCGGACATTCCCGAATTTGGCTAATAAAGCTTCGGCCTGTTCCCGATCAACACCAATTTCACTCATAACCATCTTGGCCGCCCGATCCTGTAGCTTAATATTCGTCAGCATCATATCAACCATTTTGTTGCCTTTCACGCGTCCTAACTGAATCATTACGGAGGTCGAAATCATATTCAGGACTAATTTCTGAGCTGTTCCAGCTTTCATTCGAGTACTGCCCGTCACAAATTCCGGTCCTGTAACCACCTCTACCGGAAACTCAGCAGCCTGTGCCACCGCCGACCCGGCATTACAAACGATACAGCCTGTGAGCAGACCCGCTTTCCGAGCCTCATTCAATCCACCTATTACATACGGAGTCCGGCCCGAAGCAGCAATGCCAATCACCGTATCTGTTGAATCGGGTTGATACGGGGCGATGTCTTTCCAGGCCTGTTCTGCATCATCCTCCGCATATTCAACGGCTTTCCGAATGGCGCCATCGCCACCGGCCATCAGCCCAATCACCAGATCATGTGGAACACCATATGTTGGTGGGCACTCCGACGCATCGACAACCCCCAGTCGACCACTTGTACCCGCACCGATATAAATGAGCCGTCCGCCTTTACGCATGCGATCAACGATCTGAGTTACCAGTGCTTCAATTTGCGGAATCGCCTGTTCGACGGCCAACGGTACAGTCTTATCTTCTTGATTAATATTCACCAGCAAGTCGTGAACCGACATTCGCTCCAGATGGTCGTAATGGGAAGTTGTTTCAGTTGTCATACCTCAAAATTAACACAGGCCGATTCTCTCAAACAAATAATGCGTTTTTTCTTGCCTTTTCCAGAAACATCGGTTTTATTTACGGCGTTATTACACTATCAGCGAAATTTCGCTAAATGTTAAATATGATCACCGAGCAGCTTACAACCGAACTAAACCGCTTTAGTCGTACTCTCACACAGGAAATAAGTAATCCAGCCGCCAAAGCGATGCTCTACGGAGTTGGCTTAAGTGAGGACGATATGCAGAAGCCCCAAATTGGCATTGCCAGTACCGGGTATGAAGGGAACACCTGTAATATGCACTTGAACGGCTTATCGGTTTATGTAAAGCAGGGTATTCAGGCTAGCGGGCTGGTCGGGCTGATCTTTAATACGATTGGTGTATCTGACGGCATGACCAATGGCAACGACGGCATGCGCTATTCACTACCCAGCCGGGATTTAATTGCCGACTCAATTGAATCAGTCGTAGCGGCTCAGTGGTACGATGGCGTTGTGACTGTTGTAGGTTGTGATAAGAACCTGCCAGGTGCCGTAATGGCGATGGCCCGCCTTGACCGGCCAAGTATCATGGTCTACGGTGGCACCATTCGTTCGGGCCACTATAAAGGGCAGAAATTAGATATCGTTTCGGCTTTTGAAGCGCTGGGCAAGAAATACGCTGGGAATATATCTGACGAAGATTACGAGGGCGTTATCAAGAATTCTATTCCGGGTGCCGGTGCTTGTGGTGGTATGTACACCGCCAACACAATGGCTAGTAGTATTGAAGCGATGGGCTTGAGTTTGCCCTTCAGCAGCAGCTATCCGGCCACACACGCAGGCAAGCAGGAAGAGTGCAAGAAAATTGGGGCAGCCATGCGCCTGCTGCTTGAACGTAACATCACACCAGCCGATATTATTACACGCAAATCGCTCGAAAACGCACTCACGGTGGTGATGGCCTTAGGCGGCTCTACCAACGCCGTACTGCACTTTCTGGCTATTGCCCGGGCGGCAGGTATTACACTTACCCTGGATGAAATTCAGGCCATCAGTGACAAGGTTCCTTTTCTGGCCGACCTGAAGCCAAGCGGTAAGTATTATATGGAGGATATGCTCGAAATTGGGGGTGTACCGGCCGTTATGAAATACCTTTACCAAAATGGGATGCTGCATGGTGATTGCCTGACCGTAACGGGGAAAACCGTTGCCGAAAATCTGGAGGAAGCGCCCGATCTCAATTTTGACACCCAACATATTGTACGGCCGTTGAGTAATCCGATCAAGCCAACCGGCCATATTCAGATTCTTCGTGGAAACCTGGCCCCAACAGGATCAGTGGCTAAAATCACGGGTAAAGAGGGTTTGCATTTCGATGGTACCGCTAAAGTGTGCGAACATGAAAGTGAAGTGATCGACGCACTCCAAAAGGGCGAAATCCTGCCGGGTCAGGTAGTGGTTATTCGCAACGCGGGTCCGAAGGGTGGCCCCGGTATGAGCGAAATGCTTAAGCCAACCTCGGCCATTATGGGCGCGGGCCTTGGCGATAAAGTAGCGCTCATTACCGATGGACGTTTTTCGGGTGGTACCCATGGCTTCGTGGTAGGTCACGTTACACCCGAAGCCTTCGACGGCGGGCCAATTGCCCTGGTCCACAACGGCGACCGGATCACCATCGACGCCACTACCCGCGAACTGACGCTTCATATTTCGGATGAAGAGATGGCACAGCGCAAAAGCGAATGGCAGCAACCCGCTCCTCCATTCACGAAAGGCGTGCTGGGTAAATACATCCGTAATGTGAAATCGGCAAGTGAAGGCTGTGTAACGGACGAAGCATAGAATCCATTTTCAGTCCGCTAATGGACAGCAGGATTTAAGTCTATTACCAACAGTAAATCAACAAACTGAATACAACTTTTAAATTGACCATACATCATGGAAGCAATTGCCAGTATTAAACCGGAAACAGTTCCTGCCGCATCCGTTGCGGCCATTGATACTGTGGCCCCTACATACATCAACGGCTCGCATGCCCTGATGAAAGCCTTGCTGGCCGAAGGCGTCGATACCATTTTTGGGTATCCTGGTGGAGCCATCATGCCCGTATACGATGCGCTTTACGACTATCAGGACCAGATAAACCACATTCTGGTACGCCACGAGCAGGGCGCTGGTCATGCGGCACAGGGCTATGCCCGCGTAACGGGCCGCGCGGGTGTCTGCCTGGTCACGTCTGGTCCGGGAGCAACCAATCTGGTAACAGCCATTGCCGACGCCTTGATTGACTCTACGCCCCTGGTTTGCCTGGTTGGTCAGGTTGGCAAGAAACTATTAGGTACCGATGCATTCCAGGAAGCCGATGTCATGGGCGTGACCATGCCAATCACTAAATGGAATTATCAGATTACGGATGCCGATGAGGTTCCCGAAATACTGGCCAAAGCGTTCTACATTGCCCAGTCGGGCCGGCCGGGTCCTGTCCTGATCGACATGACCAAGAGTGCTCAGTTGGAGCTAATGACAAAACCTTACGTGTACGAACGCTGCCAGAGCCTGGTGAGCTACCGGCCACGGCGCATCCCTAAACAGGAGCAAGTCGAAGCAGCGGCTGCCCTGATCAACTCGGCCAAACGCCCCTACATACTTGTCGGGCATGGTGTTCAGATCGCCAAAGCGGAAGACGAACTGCGCGAGTTGGCCGAGAAGACAGGAATTCCAGTCGCAACGACCCTGCTGGGCCAGTCGACTATTCCAACCAATCACCCACTTTACGTTGGCTGGCTGGGTATGCATGGCAACTACGGTCCGAATGTAATGACCGACCAGGCCGATGTAATTATCGCCATCGGTATGCGCTTCGACGACCGGGTAACGGGTGATGCCAGCAAATACATTAAGCAGGCAAAAGTCGTCCATATCGAGATTGACCCCTCCGAAATCGACAAGATCATTCGGGCCGACGCGCCGGTTGTTGGCGATGCCAAAGAAGTTATAAAAGCGCTACTACCGCTTGTAAAACCCAACGATCATACCGTTTGGCGGAATGAGTTTCGTAAGTATGACGCCATCGAGAATGAAACCATTACGGTTCCTGAATTGACCAATACGGGTGGTAAGATCAGAATGGCCGAGGTGATCGATATGCTGTCGAAAAAAACCAAAGGTGAAGCTATTTTGGTGACCGATGTAGGTCAGCATCAGATGATGGCCTCCCGATATTACCAGTTTCGGCGCCCCAACAGCCTGGTTACTTCGGGTGGAATGGGTACAATGGGCTTTGCATTACCAGCGGCCTTCGGGGCGCAAGTGGGCGCTCCTGACCGGCAGGTCGTGGCCGTTATTGGCGACGGTTGTTTTCAGATGACCTTGCAGGAACTGGGCACCATTGTCCAGAACAAACAGCCGGTGAAGGCCATCATTTTAAACAACAACTTCTTGGGAATGGTCCGCCAATGGCAGCAGCTTTTTCACGAACGGCGCTATTCGTTCGTTGAGCTGCAAAATCCCGATTTCATTACCATAGCCCGTGGTTTTGGTATGGATGGACAAACCTGTGACGAACGATCAAATCTTTCCGACGCCCTCGACACACTGCTGGCTCACGATGGGCCATTTCTGCTCGAAGTAATTGTCGAAAAAGAAGAGAACGTATTTCCGATGGTTCCCGCTGGCGCCAGTGTTTCGCAGATTAGACTTAAATAAAATGACTACCTACACGATCTGCATATTCACGGAAAATACCATCGGGCTGCTTAATCGCATCACCATCATTTTCACCCGTCGGCGCATCAACATCGAAAGCCTGACGGTGTCCGAAACGGAGCGAAAAGGCGTATCCCGATTCACCATCGTCATCAAACATGAATCCCGCGAGGAGGTCGAAAAATTAGTCCGTCAGATCCGTAAGATCGTCGAAGTGATGGCCGTCTTCGGTTATCTCAACGATGAGATTGTTTACAACGAAATTGCTTTGTTCAAGATTTCGACACCACTAGGCAGTAAGTCGCTGGATGTTGAAACCATCAATAAGGAGTATAAGGCTTGGGTCGTTTATTGGGGACTGGATTACGTTGTTATCGAGAAAACAGGTAATGACACCGAGATTTTCGAGTTTTTCGCCTATATCAAGCAATACGATATTCTGGAGTTTGTTCGCTCCGGTCGGGTGGCCGTTGGCAAAACAGAAAAAGGGCTGGTCGAGTACCTGCCTGAGTCCGAATGGGCCTACTATTTATAACCAATCACACAATACGAGTACAAAACCAATTAAACATGGCAACGATTAATTTCGGAGGAGTTGAGGAACAAGTTGTAACGCGGGAAGAATTTCCGTTAGAGAAAGCCCGTGAGGTGCTGGCCAATGAAACTATTGCCGTAATTGGCTATGGCGTACAAGGCCCCGGCCAGTCGTTGAATATGCGCGACAATGGCTTTAACGTTATCGTTGGACAGCGTAAAGGCAAAACGTACGATAAGGCCATTGCCGATGGCTGGGTACCTGGCGAAACCTTGTTCGAAATTGAAGAAGCGTTAGAAAAAGGCACGATCATTTGCTTCCTGCTCTCCGATGCCGCTCAGATCGAGCTATGGCCAACGGTGAAAGCCGCCCTTAAGCCTGGTAAATCGCTGTATTTCTCGCACGGATTTGGCGTAACATACAAAGAGAAAACCGGTATCGTTCCTCCTACCGACGTCGATGTATTCCTGGTGGCACCGAAAGGGTCAGGAACATCGCTGCGCCGGTTGTTCGTAGAAGGCAAAGGGCTGAACTCCAGCTTTGCCATTTACCAGGATGCTTCCGGCAATGCCCGGACCAAAGCCATTGCCATGGGTATCGGCGTGGGTTCAGGTTATTTGTTTGAAACCGATTTTTACAAAGAAGTAACGTCTGACTTAACCGGCGAACGGGGTACGCTGATGGGTGCTATTCAGGGCATTTTTGCGGCTCAGTATGAAGTTCTGCGGGCCAATGGCCACAGCCCTTCCGAAGCATTCAACGAAACGGTTGAAGAACTGACGCAGTCGCTGATGCCACTCGTCGCCGAAAATGGCATGGACTGGATGTACGCCAACTGTTCGACAACCGCCCAGCGCGGTGCCCTCGACTGGTGGAAACCGTTCCACGATGCGACAAAACCCGTGTTCGAAAAATTATACAACTCGGTAAAATCGCAGGAGCAGGCCGAAATAAGCATCACCCGCAACTCGCAACCCGACTACCGCGAAAAGCTGGAAATCGAACTAGCCGAACTGCGCGATTCAGAAATGTGGCAGGCTGGTAAAGCCGTCCGGTCGCTGCGCCCAGAGCGGAGCTAGTATCGATACGAACACGGCTGTGGCCGATCAGGCAAATTCATACGGATCAGAATTTATTTTTTATCCGTTCTGATCTGCCTGATCGGTCACAGCCGTGTTCGTATCATTTTGCTTAACTTTACGTTATGAGCACAGTAGTAGACGACAAGAAATTTACCTTTCCTGACCTCGACAATATATATCTGGCCGCCGAACGGCTTCGGGGCGTAGCCACGCATACTCCGCTTCAGGAGAACATTAACCTGTCGGACCGGTACGGAGCCACTATTTTCCTCAAACGGGAAGATCTGCAGGTTGTGCGCTCGTATAAAATTCGGGGTGCTTATAACAAAATGGCCAGTATGACCGCGGAATCGCTGGTCAACGGCGTTGTCTGCGCGAGCGCAGGTAACCATGCCCAGGGATTAGCCTATGCGTGCCGAAAAATGGCCGTTCATGGCACCATTTTCATGCCCACTACGACCCCCAATCAGAAGGTTAAGCAAGTCAAATTATTTGGTAAGGAGTTCGTAAAAGTGGTTCTCGTTGGCGATACCTACGACGATGCCTATCACGCAGCGATGGAATTTGTCGATACCCACGACAGCGTATTCGTGCATCCATTCGATGATGTGCAAGTGATGGAAGGACAGGGTACTGTAGGGCTGGAGATTTTTAAAGACTCTAACTTTAAGATCGACTACCTGATCATGGCCATTGGCGGAGGTGGTTTGGCATCGGGCGTTTCGGCCGTGTTCAAACAGCTAAGCCCAAAAACCAAACTCATTGGCGTAGAACCCGCCGGTTCGCCATCTATGAAAGTGGCCATTGACGAAGGCCACGTCGTCACGCTCGATCACATTGACAAATTTGTTGACGGAGCCGCCGTGAAGCGTGTTGGCGATACAACGTTTGAGATTTGCCGGAAAAATCTCGACCGTGTTCTACTGGTTCCGGAAGGAAAGGTGTGCACAACTATTTTACAACTTTACAATGAAGAAGCCATTGTAGCTGAACCGGCAGGCGCCTTATCCATTGCCGCGCTGGACTTCCTGAAAGATGAAATCAAAGGAAAAAATGTCGTGTGTCTGGTTGGCGGTGGCAATAACGACATTACCCGGACGGAGGAAATCAAGGAACGCTCGCTTCTATACGAAGGGCTAAAGCATTATTTCATTATCCGATTCCCGCAACGGGCCGGTGCTTTTCGCGACTTCCTGAACGTACTCGGCCCCGATGACGACATTAGTCGGTTCGAATACGCCAAGAAAACAAACCGCGAAACAGGCCCCGCCGTAGTCGGAATTGAACTAAAGCACCGCGAAGATTTTGGGCCGCTCATCCAGCGCATGCAGGCGCAAAACATCGTATTCGAATACCTCAACGATCAACCTGACTTATTTCAGTTTTTGGTGTAACTTGGTATAACAGAAACTATGATAACAGCCGTTCAAAATAAACCGCAAGCCTTCGAGCGTATCCAGTCGCACCAATCGGCGCTAAAGCTATTTGGTGCTGCCAGACTAGGTCTATTTGGGTCTTTTGTCCGGGGAGAGCAAACCGAAAAGAGCGATATTGAT
It encodes:
- the murQ gene encoding N-acetylmuramic acid 6-phosphate etherase, translated to MTTETTSHYDHLERMSVHDLLVNINQEDKTVPLAVEQAIPQIEALVTQIVDRMRKGGRLIYIGAGTSGRLGVVDASECPPTYGVPHDLVIGLMAGGDGAIRKAVEYAEDDAEQAWKDIAPYQPDSTDTVIGIAASGRTPYVIGGLNEARKAGLLTGCIVCNAGSAVAQAAEFPVEVVTGPEFVTGSTRMKAGTAQKLVLNMISTSVMIQLGRVKGNKMVDMMLTNIKLQDRAAKMVMSEIGVDREQAEALLAKFGNVRGAIDGFTQAGK
- the ilvD gene encoding dihydroxy-acid dehydratase; the protein is MITEQLTTELNRFSRTLTQEISNPAAKAMLYGVGLSEDDMQKPQIGIASTGYEGNTCNMHLNGLSVYVKQGIQASGLVGLIFNTIGVSDGMTNGNDGMRYSLPSRDLIADSIESVVAAQWYDGVVTVVGCDKNLPGAVMAMARLDRPSIMVYGGTIRSGHYKGQKLDIVSAFEALGKKYAGNISDEDYEGVIKNSIPGAGACGGMYTANTMASSIEAMGLSLPFSSSYPATHAGKQEECKKIGAAMRLLLERNITPADIITRKSLENALTVVMALGGSTNAVLHFLAIARAAGITLTLDEIQAISDKVPFLADLKPSGKYYMEDMLEIGGVPAVMKYLYQNGMLHGDCLTVTGKTVAENLEEAPDLNFDTQHIVRPLSNPIKPTGHIQILRGNLAPTGSVAKITGKEGLHFDGTAKVCEHESEVIDALQKGEILPGQVVVIRNAGPKGGPGMSEMLKPTSAIMGAGLGDKVALITDGRFSGGTHGFVVGHVTPEAFDGGPIALVHNGDRITIDATTRELTLHISDEEMAQRKSEWQQPAPPFTKGVLGKYIRNVKSASEGCVTDEA
- the ilvB gene encoding biosynthetic-type acetolactate synthase large subunit, yielding MEAIASIKPETVPAASVAAIDTVAPTYINGSHALMKALLAEGVDTIFGYPGGAIMPVYDALYDYQDQINHILVRHEQGAGHAAQGYARVTGRAGVCLVTSGPGATNLVTAIADALIDSTPLVCLVGQVGKKLLGTDAFQEADVMGVTMPITKWNYQITDADEVPEILAKAFYIAQSGRPGPVLIDMTKSAQLELMTKPYVYERCQSLVSYRPRRIPKQEQVEAAAALINSAKRPYILVGHGVQIAKAEDELRELAEKTGIPVATTLLGQSTIPTNHPLYVGWLGMHGNYGPNVMTDQADVIIAIGMRFDDRVTGDASKYIKQAKVVHIEIDPSEIDKIIRADAPVVGDAKEVIKALLPLVKPNDHTVWRNEFRKYDAIENETITVPELTNTGGKIRMAEVIDMLSKKTKGEAILVTDVGQHQMMASRYYQFRRPNSLVTSGGMGTMGFALPAAFGAQVGAPDRQVVAVIGDGCFQMTLQELGTIVQNKQPVKAIILNNNFLGMVRQWQQLFHERRYSFVELQNPDFITIARGFGMDGQTCDERSNLSDALDTLLAHDGPFLLEVIVEKEENVFPMVPAGASVSQIRLK
- the ilvN gene encoding acetolactate synthase small subunit: MTTYTICIFTENTIGLLNRITIIFTRRRINIESLTVSETERKGVSRFTIVIKHESREEVEKLVRQIRKIVEVMAVFGYLNDEIVYNEIALFKISTPLGSKSLDVETINKEYKAWVVYWGLDYVVIEKTGNDTEIFEFFAYIKQYDILEFVRSGRVAVGKTEKGLVEYLPESEWAYYL
- the ilvC gene encoding ketol-acid reductoisomerase, with the translated sequence MATINFGGVEEQVVTREEFPLEKAREVLANETIAVIGYGVQGPGQSLNMRDNGFNVIVGQRKGKTYDKAIADGWVPGETLFEIEEALEKGTIICFLLSDAAQIELWPTVKAALKPGKSLYFSHGFGVTYKEKTGIVPPTDVDVFLVAPKGSGTSLRRLFVEGKGLNSSFAIYQDASGNARTKAIAMGIGVGSGYLFETDFYKEVTSDLTGERGTLMGAIQGIFAAQYEVLRANGHSPSEAFNETVEELTQSLMPLVAENGMDWMYANCSTTAQRGALDWWKPFHDATKPVFEKLYNSVKSQEQAEISITRNSQPDYREKLEIELAELRDSEMWQAGKAVRSLRPERS
- the ilvA gene encoding threonine ammonia-lyase, encoding MSTVVDDKKFTFPDLDNIYLAAERLRGVATHTPLQENINLSDRYGATIFLKREDLQVVRSYKIRGAYNKMASMTAESLVNGVVCASAGNHAQGLAYACRKMAVHGTIFMPTTTPNQKVKQVKLFGKEFVKVVLVGDTYDDAYHAAMEFVDTHDSVFVHPFDDVQVMEGQGTVGLEIFKDSNFKIDYLIMAIGGGGLASGVSAVFKQLSPKTKLIGVEPAGSPSMKVAIDEGHVVTLDHIDKFVDGAAVKRVGDTTFEICRKNLDRVLLVPEGKVCTTILQLYNEEAIVAEPAGALSIAALDFLKDEIKGKNVVCLVGGGNNDITRTEEIKERSLLYEGLKHYFIIRFPQRAGAFRDFLNVLGPDDDISRFEYAKKTNRETGPAVVGIELKHREDFGPLIQRMQAQNIVFEYLNDQPDLFQFLV